A genomic segment from Taeniopygia guttata chromosome 32, bTaeGut7.mat, whole genome shotgun sequence encodes:
- the FGF11 gene encoding fibroblast growth factor 11, translating to MAALASSLIRQRRGGPRDAPAPRASGPARAPAAARPPSLCQRQLRRLVAKVRDCGRGRRPREKPPEPQLRGAVARLRGGHGHFLQMGPDGRLEGTREEPGPATLFNLIPVGLRVVAIQGTRAGRYVAMNGAGLVYTSVHFTAECRFKECVFQSSHVLYASALYRQRRSGRAWYLGLDRHGRPMAGPRVRKDKAAAHFLPQLLEVALYREPSLHEVEEPPGTPPPPGTPPPPPDDL from the exons ATGGCGGCGTTGGCCTCGTCCCTGATCCGGCAGCGCCGCGGCGGCCCCCGGGacgcgcccgccccgcgcgctTCGGGCCCCGCGCGCGCCCCCGCGGCCGCTCGGCCGCCATCGCTGTGCCAGCGGCAGCTGCGCCGCCTCGTGGCCAAAGTGCGGGACtgcggccgcgggcggcgccCCAGGGAGAAACCGCCCG AGCCGCAGCTGCGCGGGGCGGTGGCGCGGCTCCGGGGCGGTCACGGCCATTTCCTGCAGATGGGCCCCGACGGGCGCCTGGAGGGGACCCGCGAGGAGCCGGGCCCGGCCA ccctctTTAACCTGATCCCGGTGGGGCTCCGCGTCGTGGCCATCCAGGGCACCCGCGCCGGTCGTTACGTGGCCATGAACGGCGCCGGCCTCGTCTACACCTCC GTGCACTTCACCGCCGAGTGCCGGTTCAAGGAGTGCGTGTTCCAGAGCTCGCACGTGCTCTACGCCTCGGCGCTGTACCGGCAGCGCCGCTCGGGCCGCGCCTGGTACCTGGGGCTGGACCGGCACGGCCGCCCCATGGCCGGGCCCCGCGTGCGCAAGGACAAGGCGGCCGCGCActtcctgccccagctgctcgAGG TGGCGCTGTACCGGGAGCCGTCCCTGCACGAGGTGGaggagccccccgggacccctcccccacccgggacccctcccccaccccccgaTGACCTCTGA
- the NLGN2 gene encoding neuroligin-2 isoform X3, translating to MLFLHGGSYMEGTGNMFDGSVLAAYGNVIVVTMNYRLGVLGFLSTGDQAAKGNYGLLDQIQALRWLHENVGSFGGDPQRITIFGSGAGAACVSLLILSHHSEGLFQKAIAQSGTAIASWSVNYQPLKYTRLLAAKVGCERADTGAAVECLRRQPFRALVDQDVQPARYHVAFGPVVDGDVVPDDPEILMQQGEFLNYDILIGVNQGEGLKFVEDSLESEDGISASYFDFTVSNFVDNLYGYPEGKDILRETIKFMYTDWADRDNGEMRRKTLLALFTDHQWVAPAVATAKLHAEYQSPVYFYTFYHHCQTDARPEWADAAHGDEIPYVFGVPMVGATDLFPCNFSKNDVMLSAVVMTYWTNFAKTGDPNQPVPQDTKFIHTKPNRFEEVVWTRFDGKDKRYLHIGLKPRVRDHYRANKVAFWLELVPHLHNLHQLPHASTTTRLPPPPGPPRRPAPTRRTATPVTPPQRRDDDEDDEDLDGRRRFAPFPGDSRDYSTELSVTVAVGASLLFLNILAFAALYYKRDKRPEPPRGFGTAPPNDLLGRRRDEEPPVLPMKRPGVGGIAGEAVAAVAGPPDYALALRRAPEDAALLPPPPPPGAAAAGAAGVALLPGGEGA from the exons ATGCTGTTCCTGCACGGCGGCTCCTACATGGAGGGCACCGGGAACATGTTCGACGGCAGCGTCCTGGCGGCCTACGGCAACGTCATCGTTGTCACCATGAACTACCGGCTGGGGGTGCTCG GGTTCCTGAGCACGGGGGACCAGGCGGCCAAGGGGAACTACGGGCTGCTGGACCAGATCCAGGCGCTGCGGTGGCTGCACGAGAACGTCGGCAGCTTCGGCGGCGACCCGCAGCGCATCACCATCTTCGGCTCCGGCGCCGGCGCCGCCTGCGTCAGCCTGCTCATCCTCTCCCACCACTCCGAAG GCCTGTTCCAGAAGGCCATCGCGCAGAGCGGCACGGCCATCGCCAGCTGGTCGGTCAACTACCAACCGCTGAAGTACACGCGGCTGCTGGCGGCCAAGGTGGGCTGCGAGCGCGCCGACACCGGCGCCGCCGTCGAGTGCCTGCGGCGCCAACCCTTCCGCGCCCTGGTGGACCAGGACGTCCAACCCGCCCGCTACCACGTGGCCTTCGGGCCGGTGGTGGACGGCGACGTGGTGCCGGACGACCCCGAGATCCTGATGCAGCAGGGAGAGTTCCTCAACTACGACATCCTGATCGGCGTCAACCAGGGCGAGGGGCTGAAGTTCGTGGAGGACTCGTTGGAGAGCGAGGACGGCATCTCGGCGTCCTACTTCGACTTCACCGTCTCCAACTTCGTGGACAACCTCTACGGTTACCCCGAGGGCAAAGACATCCTGCGGGAAACCATCAAGTTCATGTACACCGACTGGGCCGACCGCGACAACGGCGAGATGCGGCGCAAGACGCTCTTGGCGCTCTTCACCGACCACCAGTGGGTGGCGCCGGCGGTGGCCACGGCCAAGCTGCACGCCGAGTACCAATCGCCGGTTTATTTCTACACCTTCTACCACCACTGCCAGACGGACGCGCGGCCCGAGTGGGCGGACGCGGCGCACGGCGACGAGATCCCCTACGTCTTCGGCGTGCCCATGGTGGGCGCCACCGATCTCTTCCCGTGCAACTTCTCCAAGAACGACGTCATGCTCAGCGCCGTCGTCATGACCTACTGGACCAACTTTGCCAAGACGGG GGACCCGAACCAGCCGGTGCCGCAGGACACCAAATTCATCCACACCAAACCCAACCGCTTCGAGGAGGTGGTTTGGACGCGCTTCGACGGCAAAGACAAGCGTTACCTGCACATCGGGCTGAAGCCGCGCGTGCGCGACCACTACCGCGCCAACAAGGTGGCGTTCTGGCTGGAGCTGGTGCCGCACCTCCACAACCTCCACCAGCTGCCCCACGCCTCCACCACCACGCGTTTACCGCCTCCGCCGggccccccgcgccgccccgcgcccaCGCGCCGAACGGCGACGCCGGTGACGCCGCCGCAGCGCCGCGACGACGACGAGGACGACGAGGATTTGGACGGGCGCCGGCGTTTCGCGCCGTTCCCCGGCGACTCGCGGGACTACTCGACGGAGCTCAGCGTGACGGTGGCGGTGGGCGcgtccctcctcttcctcaacATCTTGGCCTTCGCCGCGCTCTACTACAAGCGGGACAAGCGGCCGGAGCCGCCGCGCGGTTTCGGCACCGCGCCGCCCAACGACCTGCTGGGCCGGCGCCGCGACGAGGAGCCGCCGGTGCTGCCGATGAAGCGTCCCGGTGTCGGCGGCATCGCCGGTGAGGCGGTGGCGGCGGTGGCGGGACCCCCGGACTACGCGCTGGCGCTGCGGCGCGCCCCCGAGGacgcggcgctgctgccgccgccgccgccgcccggtgccgccgctgccggtgccgccggcgtggcgctgctgccggggggggagggggccTGA
- the NLGN2 gene encoding neuroligin-2 isoform X1 has product MPPPLPLALFVALWVVHSSSVHSSGHSPDPPGGVSGGSGGPGGGVGGPGGGSGGPGAGSEPDPRFPVVPTQYGRLRGARRDLSNELLGPVQAFLGVPYAAPPLGPRRWAPPEAPAAWGGVRDATAFAPACPQNLRAGPPPLMLPLWLSDNLEAAGAYVAAQSEDCLYLNLYVPTEDGLLGKKREDGAAGGPPPDSDIRDSGKKPVMLFLHGGSYMEGTGNMFDGSVLAAYGNVIVVTMNYRLGVLGFLSTGDQAAKGNYGLLDQIQALRWLHENVGSFGGDPQRITIFGSGAGAACVSLLILSHHSEGLFQKAIAQSGTAIASWSVNYQPLKYTRLLAAKVGCERADTGAAVECLRRQPFRALVDQDVQPARYHVAFGPVVDGDVVPDDPEILMQQGEFLNYDILIGVNQGEGLKFVEDSLESEDGISASYFDFTVSNFVDNLYGYPEGKDILRETIKFMYTDWADRDNGEMRRKTLLALFTDHQWVAPAVATAKLHAEYQSPVYFYTFYHHCQTDARPEWADAAHGDEIPYVFGVPMVGATDLFPCNFSKNDVMLSAVVMTYWTNFAKTGDPNQPVPQDTKFIHTKPNRFEEVVWTRFDGKDKRYLHIGLKPRVRDHYRANKVAFWLELVPHLHNLHQLPHASTTTRLPPPPGPPRRPAPTRRTATPVTPPQRRDDDEDDEDLDGRRRFAPFPGDSRDYSTELSVTVAVGASLLFLNILAFAALYYKRDKRPEPPRGFGTAPPNDLLGRRRDEEPPVLPMKRPGVGGIAGEAVAAVAGPPDYALALRRAPEDAALLPPPPPPGAAAAGAAGVALLPGGEGA; this is encoded by the exons atgCCGCCCCCTTTGCCCCTGGCGCTGTTTGTGGCACTTTGGGTCGTCCATTCCTCCTCCGTCCACTCCTCCGGCCACTCTCCGGACCCTCCTGGTGGTGTCAGTGGAGGTTCTGGTGGTCCCGGTGGTGGTGTTGGTGgtcctggtggaggttctggtggtcccggtgccggttcgGAGCCGGACCCGCGTTTCCCGGTGGTGCCGACGCAGTACGGCCGGTTGCGCGGCGCGCGCCGCGACCTGTCCAACGAGCTGCTGGGCCCGGTGCAGGCGTTCCTGGGGGTCCCGTACGCGGCGCCGCCGCTCGGCCCGCGCCGCTGGGCGCCCCCCGAAGCCCCCGCGGCCTGGGGGGGCGTCCGGGACGCCACGGCCTTCGCCCCCGCCTGCCCCCAGAACCTGCGCGCCGGACCCCCCCCGCTGATGCTGCCGCTCTGGCTCAGCGACAACCTGGAGGCCGCCGGCGCCTACGTGGCGGCGCAGAGCGAGGATTGCCTCTACCTGAACCTCTACGTGCCCACCGAGGACG GTTTGCTCGGCAAAAAGCGCGAGGACGGCGCGGCCGGCGGCCCCCCCCCGGACTCAG aCATCCGTGACAGCGGGAAGAAGCCGGTGATGCTGTTCCTGCACGGCGGCTCCTACATGGAGGGCACCGGGAACATGTTCGACGGCAGCGTCCTGGCGGCCTACGGCAACGTCATCGTTGTCACCATGAACTACCGGCTGGGGGTGCTCG GGTTCCTGAGCACGGGGGACCAGGCGGCCAAGGGGAACTACGGGCTGCTGGACCAGATCCAGGCGCTGCGGTGGCTGCACGAGAACGTCGGCAGCTTCGGCGGCGACCCGCAGCGCATCACCATCTTCGGCTCCGGCGCCGGCGCCGCCTGCGTCAGCCTGCTCATCCTCTCCCACCACTCCGAAG GCCTGTTCCAGAAGGCCATCGCGCAGAGCGGCACGGCCATCGCCAGCTGGTCGGTCAACTACCAACCGCTGAAGTACACGCGGCTGCTGGCGGCCAAGGTGGGCTGCGAGCGCGCCGACACCGGCGCCGCCGTCGAGTGCCTGCGGCGCCAACCCTTCCGCGCCCTGGTGGACCAGGACGTCCAACCCGCCCGCTACCACGTGGCCTTCGGGCCGGTGGTGGACGGCGACGTGGTGCCGGACGACCCCGAGATCCTGATGCAGCAGGGAGAGTTCCTCAACTACGACATCCTGATCGGCGTCAACCAGGGCGAGGGGCTGAAGTTCGTGGAGGACTCGTTGGAGAGCGAGGACGGCATCTCGGCGTCCTACTTCGACTTCACCGTCTCCAACTTCGTGGACAACCTCTACGGTTACCCCGAGGGCAAAGACATCCTGCGGGAAACCATCAAGTTCATGTACACCGACTGGGCCGACCGCGACAACGGCGAGATGCGGCGCAAGACGCTCTTGGCGCTCTTCACCGACCACCAGTGGGTGGCGCCGGCGGTGGCCACGGCCAAGCTGCACGCCGAGTACCAATCGCCGGTTTATTTCTACACCTTCTACCACCACTGCCAGACGGACGCGCGGCCCGAGTGGGCGGACGCGGCGCACGGCGACGAGATCCCCTACGTCTTCGGCGTGCCCATGGTGGGCGCCACCGATCTCTTCCCGTGCAACTTCTCCAAGAACGACGTCATGCTCAGCGCCGTCGTCATGACCTACTGGACCAACTTTGCCAAGACGGG GGACCCGAACCAGCCGGTGCCGCAGGACACCAAATTCATCCACACCAAACCCAACCGCTTCGAGGAGGTGGTTTGGACGCGCTTCGACGGCAAAGACAAGCGTTACCTGCACATCGGGCTGAAGCCGCGCGTGCGCGACCACTACCGCGCCAACAAGGTGGCGTTCTGGCTGGAGCTGGTGCCGCACCTCCACAACCTCCACCAGCTGCCCCACGCCTCCACCACCACGCGTTTACCGCCTCCGCCGggccccccgcgccgccccgcgcccaCGCGCCGAACGGCGACGCCGGTGACGCCGCCGCAGCGCCGCGACGACGACGAGGACGACGAGGATTTGGACGGGCGCCGGCGTTTCGCGCCGTTCCCCGGCGACTCGCGGGACTACTCGACGGAGCTCAGCGTGACGGTGGCGGTGGGCGcgtccctcctcttcctcaacATCTTGGCCTTCGCCGCGCTCTACTACAAGCGGGACAAGCGGCCGGAGCCGCCGCGCGGTTTCGGCACCGCGCCGCCCAACGACCTGCTGGGCCGGCGCCGCGACGAGGAGCCGCCGGTGCTGCCGATGAAGCGTCCCGGTGTCGGCGGCATCGCCGGTGAGGCGGTGGCGGCGGTGGCGGGACCCCCGGACTACGCGCTGGCGCTGCGGCGCGCCCCCGAGGacgcggcgctgctgccgccgccgccgccgcccggtgccgccgctgccggtgccgccggcgtggcgctgctgccggggggggagggggccTGA
- the NLGN2 gene encoding neuroligin-2 isoform X2: MPPPLPLALFVALWVVHSSSVHSSGHSPDPPGGVSGGSGGPGGGVGGPGGGSGGPGAGSEPDPRFPVVPTQYGRLRGARRDLSNELLGPVQAFLGVPYAAPPLGPRRWAPPEAPAAWGGVRDATAFAPACPQNLRAGPPPLMLPLWLSDNLEAAGAYVAAQSEDCLYLNLYVPTEDDIRDSGKKPVMLFLHGGSYMEGTGNMFDGSVLAAYGNVIVVTMNYRLGVLGFLSTGDQAAKGNYGLLDQIQALRWLHENVGSFGGDPQRITIFGSGAGAACVSLLILSHHSEGLFQKAIAQSGTAIASWSVNYQPLKYTRLLAAKVGCERADTGAAVECLRRQPFRALVDQDVQPARYHVAFGPVVDGDVVPDDPEILMQQGEFLNYDILIGVNQGEGLKFVEDSLESEDGISASYFDFTVSNFVDNLYGYPEGKDILRETIKFMYTDWADRDNGEMRRKTLLALFTDHQWVAPAVATAKLHAEYQSPVYFYTFYHHCQTDARPEWADAAHGDEIPYVFGVPMVGATDLFPCNFSKNDVMLSAVVMTYWTNFAKTGDPNQPVPQDTKFIHTKPNRFEEVVWTRFDGKDKRYLHIGLKPRVRDHYRANKVAFWLELVPHLHNLHQLPHASTTTRLPPPPGPPRRPAPTRRTATPVTPPQRRDDDEDDEDLDGRRRFAPFPGDSRDYSTELSVTVAVGASLLFLNILAFAALYYKRDKRPEPPRGFGTAPPNDLLGRRRDEEPPVLPMKRPGVGGIAGEAVAAVAGPPDYALALRRAPEDAALLPPPPPPGAAAAGAAGVALLPGGEGA, encoded by the exons atgCCGCCCCCTTTGCCCCTGGCGCTGTTTGTGGCACTTTGGGTCGTCCATTCCTCCTCCGTCCACTCCTCCGGCCACTCTCCGGACCCTCCTGGTGGTGTCAGTGGAGGTTCTGGTGGTCCCGGTGGTGGTGTTGGTGgtcctggtggaggttctggtggtcccggtgccggttcgGAGCCGGACCCGCGTTTCCCGGTGGTGCCGACGCAGTACGGCCGGTTGCGCGGCGCGCGCCGCGACCTGTCCAACGAGCTGCTGGGCCCGGTGCAGGCGTTCCTGGGGGTCCCGTACGCGGCGCCGCCGCTCGGCCCGCGCCGCTGGGCGCCCCCCGAAGCCCCCGCGGCCTGGGGGGGCGTCCGGGACGCCACGGCCTTCGCCCCCGCCTGCCCCCAGAACCTGCGCGCCGGACCCCCCCCGCTGATGCTGCCGCTCTGGCTCAGCGACAACCTGGAGGCCGCCGGCGCCTACGTGGCGGCGCAGAGCGAGGATTGCCTCTACCTGAACCTCTACGTGCCCACCGAGGACG aCATCCGTGACAGCGGGAAGAAGCCGGTGATGCTGTTCCTGCACGGCGGCTCCTACATGGAGGGCACCGGGAACATGTTCGACGGCAGCGTCCTGGCGGCCTACGGCAACGTCATCGTTGTCACCATGAACTACCGGCTGGGGGTGCTCG GGTTCCTGAGCACGGGGGACCAGGCGGCCAAGGGGAACTACGGGCTGCTGGACCAGATCCAGGCGCTGCGGTGGCTGCACGAGAACGTCGGCAGCTTCGGCGGCGACCCGCAGCGCATCACCATCTTCGGCTCCGGCGCCGGCGCCGCCTGCGTCAGCCTGCTCATCCTCTCCCACCACTCCGAAG GCCTGTTCCAGAAGGCCATCGCGCAGAGCGGCACGGCCATCGCCAGCTGGTCGGTCAACTACCAACCGCTGAAGTACACGCGGCTGCTGGCGGCCAAGGTGGGCTGCGAGCGCGCCGACACCGGCGCCGCCGTCGAGTGCCTGCGGCGCCAACCCTTCCGCGCCCTGGTGGACCAGGACGTCCAACCCGCCCGCTACCACGTGGCCTTCGGGCCGGTGGTGGACGGCGACGTGGTGCCGGACGACCCCGAGATCCTGATGCAGCAGGGAGAGTTCCTCAACTACGACATCCTGATCGGCGTCAACCAGGGCGAGGGGCTGAAGTTCGTGGAGGACTCGTTGGAGAGCGAGGACGGCATCTCGGCGTCCTACTTCGACTTCACCGTCTCCAACTTCGTGGACAACCTCTACGGTTACCCCGAGGGCAAAGACATCCTGCGGGAAACCATCAAGTTCATGTACACCGACTGGGCCGACCGCGACAACGGCGAGATGCGGCGCAAGACGCTCTTGGCGCTCTTCACCGACCACCAGTGGGTGGCGCCGGCGGTGGCCACGGCCAAGCTGCACGCCGAGTACCAATCGCCGGTTTATTTCTACACCTTCTACCACCACTGCCAGACGGACGCGCGGCCCGAGTGGGCGGACGCGGCGCACGGCGACGAGATCCCCTACGTCTTCGGCGTGCCCATGGTGGGCGCCACCGATCTCTTCCCGTGCAACTTCTCCAAGAACGACGTCATGCTCAGCGCCGTCGTCATGACCTACTGGACCAACTTTGCCAAGACGGG GGACCCGAACCAGCCGGTGCCGCAGGACACCAAATTCATCCACACCAAACCCAACCGCTTCGAGGAGGTGGTTTGGACGCGCTTCGACGGCAAAGACAAGCGTTACCTGCACATCGGGCTGAAGCCGCGCGTGCGCGACCACTACCGCGCCAACAAGGTGGCGTTCTGGCTGGAGCTGGTGCCGCACCTCCACAACCTCCACCAGCTGCCCCACGCCTCCACCACCACGCGTTTACCGCCTCCGCCGggccccccgcgccgccccgcgcccaCGCGCCGAACGGCGACGCCGGTGACGCCGCCGCAGCGCCGCGACGACGACGAGGACGACGAGGATTTGGACGGGCGCCGGCGTTTCGCGCCGTTCCCCGGCGACTCGCGGGACTACTCGACGGAGCTCAGCGTGACGGTGGCGGTGGGCGcgtccctcctcttcctcaacATCTTGGCCTTCGCCGCGCTCTACTACAAGCGGGACAAGCGGCCGGAGCCGCCGCGCGGTTTCGGCACCGCGCCGCCCAACGACCTGCTGGGCCGGCGCCGCGACGAGGAGCCGCCGGTGCTGCCGATGAAGCGTCCCGGTGTCGGCGGCATCGCCGGTGAGGCGGTGGCGGCGGTGGCGGGACCCCCGGACTACGCGCTGGCGCTGCGGCGCGCCCCCGAGGacgcggcgctgctgccgccgccgccgccgcccggtgccgccgctgccggtgccgccggcgtggcgctgctgccggggggggagggggccTGA